A single genomic interval of Eurosta solidaginis isolate ZX-2024a chromosome 3, ASM4086904v1, whole genome shotgun sequence harbors:
- the tous gene encoding cilia- and flagella-associated protein 57 translates to MDANVAGDAAASAVTIRPKNIYGLRTDVVGNIHFNLAQEVIYPVEGVLAFHDYVSNKQRFLRLPEGVIPEYIAMSVQRKLLAVIETLPKVGSTISVYDLTTLKKRRSLPFPHPTAKAAYMSFTCDAKTIVLLTKPPEEVLYMLILDKTGTVIENRPTMSMTRGTVECFACNPQDHCAVAVAGDGVLLLMIKSEKGISVSNNIKVDFHTTSIAYLASDMQLIGTNHNELILIENAEIKLRQKAHDAELIDILWDQDHLNKELEHKTPTEMKLYDTSVVCMRAFQRGFAFAIFNKVFVFERISKFKLERKTILTIPFGFAPEQTYQITNLAICSRQETVIVTTKHAQIYVGVLIVPETLKAKELKFQPLGAWIHLSDITSLSVCSWKPIIMTASRDQTVRIWNYETEKVELVRKFQVDVNIVELNTTGLMAAIGFSDQLRITQIFMDELNIIKTYNFPRCKDVKFSNYGHFMAAAHDNMISITSVYNLEIIQQLKGHNGTVLSIAWSATDKYLISGGAEGAIYQWDVETGDRVQEIVQKGTEYRSVCCTFNEPLSLYAATNTGVWREFQNSEIVREIVVPSKGRSPLTDMCLSRSDLIMFVGNEEGDLFNVQLPFMDAGGASCILYRFFTSQINKLLFSYDGTLLLAVSKNGTLAIWAMDNIEGKVAPMDADLMRSQEVLIPRSILHEKNDQIINLETRLRQQAEEFQYQLSQNEIFDGQQLAEVHRSYRQALEELKEKNNDIQQKHAGELNEMTSRINELQEEHKKQLDNLASQYSERMLIEYQKFSNLRESMLSLRENYENKLKTSAGILQDTVEGLETDYKRQLDERKELIRGLMKEMQDKKLEFFEYCREVEKENDRNMVQMQLKYENKLNDEQNATQLWRGKSGVLEMRYETQSRDKEKLIEEVDTLKEEHHKSQQTIARLTHSIEDLMKDISDRDYAINSKEKRIQELLHKNQELDKYKQVLSHKIAELKAQIEPREFQINDKRKHILEMENELEGLNQNNIQLELQLKELKDKYLSNVAELHVERHRARAARECITSICSEIYHVAAFVDQPKKLQVQVKELFQRHASDDELKRHISLDAEVRDEFQRQRAQIERVLKIQRNHRAGQDEVKKYQKLFQENIVLLSEVDRLHDENTFLRNRLKKDLATQRSSRMLKSSSLVTNK, encoded by the exons ATGGATGCCAATGTTGCGGGTGATGCAGCCGCATCTGCTGTTACCATCagaccaaaaaatatttatgGCTTACGCACAGATGTTGTTGGTAATATACATTTTAATTTGGCCCAGGAAGTCATTTATCCAGTGGAAGGCGTATTGGCATTTCATGATTATGTCAGCAATAAGCAAAGATTTCTTCG ATTACCTGAAGGCGTTATTCCGGAATATATTGCGATGAGTGTGCAGCGTAAATTATTGGCAGTTATTGAAACGTTGCCGAAAGT AGGCAGTACAATTTCCGTTTACGATTTGACAACACTCAAAAAGCGGCgtagtctacccttcccccatccCACGGCAAAAGCTGCATACATGTCGTTCACCTGTGATGCCAAAACCATTGTCCTACTCACCAAACCTCCGGAAGAAGTATTATATATGTTAATATTGGATAAAACTGGTACTGTAATCGAAAATCGTCCCACAATGAGTATGACACGTGGCACGGTCGAATGTTTCGCATGCAATCCACAAGATCATTGCGCAGTCGCCGTAGCTGGTGATGGTGTGCTATTATTGATGATCAAATCTGAGAAAGGCATTAGTGTTAGCAATAATATCAAAGTTGATTTTCATACAACATCAATTGCATATTTAGCAAGCGATATGCAATTGATTGGAACGAATCACAACGAATTGATTTTAATAGAGAATGCTGAAATTAAGCTGCGACAAAAAGCGCATGATGCTGAATTGATTGATATATTGTGGGATCAAGATCATTTGAATAAAGAATTGGAACATAAAACACCAACTGAAATGAAATTATATGACACAAGCGTTGTATGTATGAGAGCATTTCAACGTGGCTTCGCTTTTGCCATATTCAATAAGGTGTTCGTTTTTGAGcgtatttcaaaatttaaattagaacGTAAAACCATCTTAACAATACCTTTTGGTTTTGCACCCGAACAAACATATCAAATTACAAACTTGGCAATTTGTTCACGTCAAGAAACGGTGATTGTCACAACAAAGCATGCGCAAATCTATGTTGGTGTATTAATTGTGCCAGAGACATTGAAGGCAAAAGAATTAAAATTTCAACCACTCGGCGCATGGATACATCTCTCGGATATAACAAGTTTATCTGTTTGCTCATGGAAACCGATTATAATGACTGCTT CTCGTGATCAGACTGTGCGCATTTGGAATTACGAGACAGAAAAAGTTGAATTGGTTCGCAAATTCCAAGTTGATGTAAATATCGTCGAACTGAATACGACAGGCTTAATGGCGGCTATTGGGTTTTCGGATCAATTGCGTATCACACAAATATTCATGGATGAGTTAAAT ATTATTAAAACGTACAACTTTCCACGCTGCAAAGATGTCAAGTTTTCAAATTACGGTCACTTTATGGCTGCTGCTCATGATAATATGATAAGCATAACATCTGTTTATAATTTGGAAATTATCCAACAGCTCAAG GGACATAACGGTACAGTACTTTCAATTGCCTGGTCCGCCACAGACAAATACCTTATATCAGGTGGCGCAGAAGGTGCCATTTATCAATGGGATGTAGAGACTGGTGATCGCGTTCAGGAAATTGTACAAAAAGGTACCGAATATCGTTCAGTTTGCTGCACTTTCAACGAACCACTCTCACTCTATGCGGCCACGAATACGGGAGTGTGGCGTGAATTCCAAAACTCCGAAATAGTGCGTGAAATTGTTGTACCCTCGAAGGGGCGCTCACCACTCACCGATATGTGCCTATCACGCTCGGATCTCATTATGTTTGTGGGCAATGAAGAGGGTGACCTTTTCAATGTACAGCTGCCATTTATGGATGCTGGTGGGGCTTCTTGTATACTCTATCGCTTTTTCACTAGCCAAATCAATAAATTACTTTTCTCATACGATGGCACCTTGCTGTTGGCCGTATCGAAGAACGGCACCTTAGCTATATGGGCCATGGACAATATTGAAGGTAAGGTGGCGCCTATGGATGCTGATTTGATGCGTAGTCAAGAGGTGCTCATACCACGTAGCATATTACATGAAAAAAATGACCAGATTATTAATTTGGAGACACGTTTACGCCAACAAGCCGAAGAGTTTCAATATCAATTAAGTCAAAATGAGATATTCGATGGGCAACAGCTGGCTGAGGTACATCGCAGCTATCGTCAAGCGCTCGAGGAGTTAAAAGAGAAGAATAATGACATTCAACAAAAACACGCGGGAGAGTTGAATGAAATGACATCTCGTATAAATGAATTACAGGAAGAGCATAAGAAACAGCTGGATAATTTGGCTAGTCAGTACTCAGAGCGTATGTTGATCGAGTATCAGAAATTTAGCAATTTGCGTGAGAGTATGCTATCGCTGCGCGAGAACTATGAGAATAAGTTGAAGACTTCGGCAGGTATATTGCAGGATACAGTTGAGGGTCTAGAAACGGACTATAAGCGTCAGCTCGACGAACGCAAAGAATTAATACGCGGTCTAATGAAAGAGATGCAAGATAAGAAACTCGAGTTCTTTGAATATTGCAGGGAAGTAGAAAAGGAGAATGATCGCAATATGGTGCAAATGCAGTTAAAGTATGAGAATAAATTAAATGATGAACAAAATGCGACGCAGCTGTGGCGTGGTAAGTCGGGTGTCTTGGAAATGCGTTATGAAACACAAAGTCGTGATAAAGAGAAGCTGATCGAAGAGGTCGATACACTCAAGGAAGAACATCATAAATCACAACAGACTATCGCACGTTTAACACATTCTATTGAGGATTTGATGAAAGATATATCTGATCGTGATTATGCCATCAATTCCAAGGAGAAACGTATACAAGAACTCTTGCACAAAAACCAAGAATTAGATAAATATAAGCAAGTGCTCTCACATAAAATTGCCGAATTAAAGGCACAAATTGAACCGCGCGAGTTTCAAATTAACGATAAACGTAAGCATATTCTCGAAATGGAGAATGAACTGGAGGGTTTGAATCAAAACAATATACAATTGGAGTTACAACTCAAAGAGTTGAAAGACAAATATCTGAGCAATGTTGCGGAGTTGCACGTCGAACGTCATCGCGCACGAGCGGCACGTGAATGCATTACAAGTATTTGTAGTGAAATTTATCATGTTGCCGCATTTGTTGATCAACCGAAAAAGTTGCAAGTGCAAGTTAAAGAGCTATTTCAACGTCATGCCAGCGATGATGAACTGAAACGGCATATTTCATTGGATGCTGAGGTGCGTGATGAATTTCAACGGCAACGTGCTCAAATTGAACGAGTTTTGAAAATTCAACGTAATCACCGTGCTGGCCAGGATGAGGTTAAGAAGTATCAAAAGTTGTTCCAGGAAAATATTGTGCTGCTTAGTGAAGTAGATCGTTTGCATGATGAAAATACGTTTTTGCGTAATCGCTTGAAGAAGGACTTGGCCACTCAGAGATCTTCTAGAATGTTAAAATCATCATCCCTCGTTACGAACAAATAA